A region from the Lolium perenne isolate Kyuss_39 chromosome 4, Kyuss_2.0, whole genome shotgun sequence genome encodes:
- the LOC139839325 gene encoding uncharacterized protein: MEGVEDSFRWGWEKDFSYSVRSGYRAMFRGRIEMPGALQIWRSRAPPNCRLFLWLAARNRCWTADRLSRRGLPHPASCPFCDQSDETLNHLLMGCVLAREVFATCLRWWGFVAWLQGKHGGPGGDRDLCTGVTLICWCLWRHRNDVVFDRVAPSKSTVLSRISDEAELWRLAGIFRGFLAPVDKWRCRE, encoded by the coding sequence ATGGAGGGCGTAGAGGATAGCTTCAGGTGGGGTTGGGAGAAAGATTTCTCCTACTCCGTGCGCTCTGGCTACCGCGCGATGTTCAGGGGAAGGATAGAGATGCCAGGAGCGCTCCAGATTTGGCGTTCGAGGGCCCCACCAAACTGCAGGCTCTTCTTATGGCTTGCTGCTAGGAATAGATGTTGGACTGCGGACAGGCTTAGCAGGCGTGGCCTTCCCCACCCTGCCTCATGCCCTTTCTGCGATCAGAGCGACGAGACCTTGAACCATCTGCTGATGGGATGTGTGTTGGCACGAGAGGTATTTGCGACGTGCCTACGTTGGTGGGGCTTCGTGGCTTGGCTGCAGGGCAAGCATGGAGGGCCTGGAGGTGAccgagacctttgtacaggtgtgaCTCTCATCTGTTGGTGCCTCTGGCGGCACCGCAATGACGTTGTCTTCGATAGAGTGGCACCTTCCAAGTCCACGGTGCTCTCTAGGATCTCCGATGAAGCAGAGCTGTGGAGACTAGCCGGGATCTTCAGGGGATTCCTTGCGCCAGTGGATAAGTGGAGATGTCGCGAGTAG